The genomic region TTAGTTTTGGCGCTAATATGCGGGCGAGACGCCCGCGGTCCCAGGAGGCTTGCATCGTGGGCGGAAAAAAATGGACTTAGTTTTGAAGGTGATGCCAAGCTGGTGCTTGGCGTACCCAGGGAGGTAATATACGGGCGAGACGATATATTTTGATTACCTGTGTGGTAGCACCCTCGCAGCCATGCCACAAAAAAGCCTCCGTGAAAACGGAGGCTTTTTTGATGCTGTGACTGAGCTTACTTAGTCTTAAATAAGGAAGCTGGTAAACCTTCTTTGTTATAGAGGTTTGCGCCTTTCGCATTGGAAGCCCAAGCGTAACGAACTTCTATGGGTGCTGAAATCTCTGGGTGAGAAACTTCTACAGAATCTTTAGAGATGATTTTTGCTGTTGCCCATTTCCAAACATTATCAGAACCTTTGATCTGAAAGTGCTTAAGCTCATCTTGAGTTTCAACAACTGGATCAAGCAATACTTTTTTGCCCGTCATCAAACCACTGCCCACTTGATCAAATTGAACAATAACTTTGCTCGCTTCAATTTTGTGTGACTTATAAAGTGGGCCACTATAAACATGATCCGTTTTTCCGTAGGACGTATGCAAGGCCGATAAGGCGAGGCGTTTACCTGCATCAATTTTATTATGAGGGTGAATATCTTTGGCTTCACCAATATCATTCAAGACTGCCATACCCGTATTTGGAACTGCAAGAGTCTGGAACTGCTGATAACAAACATTTACCCAACCATCATTATCGACAGGACTTTTTGCAGGATCTCTAAACTGAGCTAACTGACACCAGAAAAAATCTAGACGATCCTGACCCCAAGCTGTTCTCCATCCTTCAATAAGAGCAGTGAAATGCCTTTGATAATTTTCGTTTTGGTAACCAGAATTTGATTCACCCTGATACCAAATAGCACCTTTCACGGCATAGGGAACAAGGGGAGCAATCATACCATTATAGAGTGTGGAAGGCAAACGATTACTTTTTGCCGGATCAGAAACCATACGTGGTTTACGCTGATTGAATTTTTTCTTTTCAGCTTTAGCCGCAACTTTTTTGGCTTCCCACTCAATTAACTTTTTCTCATGAAGTGCTTTTGCTTTTTCAGGTGTCCACCAAGAACTACCCTTTTCGAGCTTAGCTTTTTCTTCTGCATAAAAAGCCTTGAGTTCATCAGTCGTTTGGTATTTCGGCATGGGAACCCATGGTTCAACCAAAGTGCCGCCCCAAGCACATTTAATAAGTCCTACAGGAACATTGAGGGTTTTGCGAAGTTCGCGACCGAAAAAATAACCCGTAGCAGTAAATCCACCATTAGTTTCTGGTGAAACCTGAGCCCAGTCACCATTTATATTTTCGAGCTCTTTGCCATAAGTCGTTTCTTTTCTAACTTCGATTTGGCGAAAGAGTGGGTCCTTAGCCGTTTCCATTTCGTTTTTTATGTACTCAGCTAAAGGCATATACTCTTTTTCACGCGTAGGTTTAACGAGCTGCTTGATGGCAAAGTCCATATTAGACTGCCCAGAACAAAGCCAGACTTCACCCACCAAAATATTTTTAACGCTCAGGTTCTCTGAACCATTTTTAACTTCAAGATTTCTTCCTTCTGCAGAAGCTTCGAGTGAATCAAACTTTACCATCCACTTACCATTTTTATCTGCTTTAGCAGATTTTGTTTGACCGGCGAAAGAAACGTCTACAGTACTACCTGCATCAGCCCAACCCCATACAGGAACCGCTTGACCGCGCTGAAGGACTGCGCCATCTGAAAAGAGTTGGTGGAGTTTAATTTCAGCTGAAAGTTGAAAAGACGCAACAAGCGCCAATGCCGTTAAAAATAATTTATTCATTTATATCCTTATTCTTTAGTGTGTTTGTGTTATAGGGTATACGTAGATAGACAATACTTTCTGACTTTTCCTTACAGTAAAACAAGTATAAAAGACTGAAATCTAAGGATCTCAGTCTTTTTAAACTTAGCTACTACTTATATTGTTCAAAAAGCCAAGTTGAGAGGTAGCGCTCACCAGTATCAGGAAGGATACAGACGATTTTTTTACCTTTATTCTCAGGACGCTTAGCCAATTCAAGGGCCGCTGCCATTGCAGCACCACAAGAGATACCACAAAGGATACCTTCTTTTTGAGCTAATTGACGCGCCGTTTCACCCGCATCATCATCAGACACTTTAATCACTTCGTCTAGTAATTCTGGATCCATAACCCCAGGAATAAAACCAGCGCCAATCCCTTGGATCTTATGTTTCCCAGGACCTTCACCACTGAGAACCGCAGAAGTAGTTGGTTCTACCGCGACGATCTTGACATTTGGCGTTTCTTTTGCAAAAGTTCTTGCACAGCCAGTAATGGTTCCACCTGTTCCGACGCCAGCAACAAAAAAGTCGAAATCGCCATTCATGTCAGCAATAATTTCTTTTGCCGTGGTCACTTCGTGAATCGCAGGATTTGACGCGTTTTCAAATTGTTGAGGAACCCAAGCACCCTCAATATCAGCCGCAAGCTCATTTGCTTTATTGATCGCACCCTTCATGCCATCCGCACCAGGAGTCAAAACCAGCTCAGCACCGAAAATACGCATCAACTGACGACGCTCTACAGACATTGAATCAGGCATACAGAGAATAAGTTTGTAACCACGAACAGCACAAGTCATAGCAAGGCCGATACCAGTATTACCAGAGGTAGGCTCAATCACAGTCATACCAGGCTTCAATGTACCATTGGCAACTGCATCATCAATCATTGCTTTGGCAATACGATCTTTGACACAAAAACCTGGATTAGAAGATTCCGTTTTTGCATAGACTTCGGCATAAGCGCCTTCCGTAAGCTTATTGATCTTTACGAGTGGGGTATTCCCACATAATTCGAGGATGTCATTGGCTTTCATTTTCTATCTCTCCCATAGTTGATGAGTTGTTGTTTTAGGTATGAATTTTTTTGGATCGCGCCTAGGCTGAAGTGACTAAACCCATGTACTTTGGGATCGTATTCACAGCGCTTCATTTGATTAATAAGTTCTTTCGGTTCGGTACGCCAAGACGCCAAACCAGGAACAATCTTCTTATTGAGAGGATTTTGCATCTTCCACCAATTCAATAAAGACGAAAAACGTTGTTGAGGAGCCGATTCTGGCCAATACAGTTGTGGCGACAAATAATCTACCCAACCTTCGCGCAGCCATCTGCGACTATCGCAAGCTAGACTATCAAAAGAACTCGTGCCTTTCACTCCTTTAGGAAAGCCTGGTTTCCAAATCCCAAAGGGACTTATACCAAACTCAAGCTGAGGTTTAAGTCGCTCAAGGCCTTTGTGTAAACTGTAAACCAAAGTATTGACCTGATGACGACGCCACATTTCTTTATCCATGACTTTGCTCGGTTTCGTCTTTAGATAGGCTGAGTATTCTTTAGCATCGGGAAAACCACTCGCGGGCAAAAAGTCCTTGTAGGGATAAAAATAATCATCTAGATGAATGCCATCAATATCATAACGACGAGCGCAATCTAAAATCACCGTCTGGACATATTGGCGAACAGCTTTTGACGCAGGATTGAGCCATACATAACCTTTCTTAAGGTAGATACACCAAGATTTTGCTTTTCGCTGTAGAGAGTTTTTTGCCAAGGGTTCTTTTACTGTGGGGTGCTGGACTCGATAGGGATTAAACCAGGCATGAATCTTAAGGCCACGCTTATGGCATTGCTCGATCCAATACTGCAATGGATCATAACCAGGATACTTGCCTTGCACTCCCGTCAAACGATCCGACCAGGGCTCAAAGGCTGATTTATAGAGTGCGTCGCCATGAGGACGCACTTGAAAAATAATCGTATTTAACTTGAGTTGCACAGCTAAATTGAGCAATTCTTGGCATTCTTTCTTTTGCTGCAAGACAGTCAAATGCTGTGAACTCGGCCAATCAGTATTGGCGACGGTCGCAACCCAAGCCGCGCGCATTTTAGTTTGAGCCACAAGTGAAGAAGAGCAGAAAACTAATAGGCATAGAAATATAGATTTTTTCAAAATGCCTACGCCCTCTTGTTTTAAAATTCGCATCTGTCACTTAGGCTTGAGTAGCAGCGCTCAATTTATCTAGTATGGCTAATGCTGAACCACTATCAATAGATTCGATAGCCAGCTCAATTCCTTGACTTATACTTTGTGCTTTTCCTGCAGAGTAAATCCCCGCACCAGCATTCAGTAGCACCGCATCCCGATAGGCAGATTTTTCACCTTTCAGCATAACCCGTAGAGCATCTGCATTATACTGGGGTTCACCACCCTGAATATCGCTGAGTGAGGCGGTCTTTAAACCAAAATCTTCGGGACATATCTGATACTCTTTAATCTCTTGTCCCATGACTTCAAAAACTTTTGTCGGCGCACAAATGGAAATCTCATCCATGCCATCACAGCCGTACACAAATAACATGTGATCAACGCCAAGTACTTTTGCGCTTTCCGCTAAAACACGACAGTATTGCTCCGAATAAACACCAATGAGACCACGACGAACACCTGCGGGGTTACACATCGGCCCCAATAAATTAAACAAGGTCCTAACACCAAGAGTTTTACGCACTTCTATTGTGTGCTTTACTGCAGGGTGAAGCAAGGGTGCAAAAAGAAAAGTCATGCCAATATCATCTAAGCATTGCGCCATTTTTTCAGGTGTGATTTGAGTATTAATCCCCAAATGAGAAAGTACGTCTGCACTCCCAGATTTACTAGAAAAGGCTCTATTACCATGTTTCGCCACACTAACGCCCGCACCCGCAGCCACAAAAGCTGAACTCGTCGATATATTAAACGTGTGATGTCCATCACCACCAGTACCCACAATATCAATCGCCTTTGAATCTGAACAAGATACTTTAACGGCTCCTTCGCGCATCACTTGAATACAAGCCGCAAGCTCTTCAGCGGTTTCACCCTTGGTATGCATAGCCGTAAGCCAGCCTGCCTTTAAAATATCGTTCACTTCGCCTTTGAAAATTTCTTGCATAATTTGACGAGTCAAATCAGCACTCAGATTGCGACCTGCGCAAATCTCATTAATGGCTTTTTTTACGGAATCAGACATGATCACCACACCTTGTTATGACTGGAGAAAAAGCAGAGAGCGTACGAGCCACGGCTTTATGATTATTGATATCTAGACGTAAAGCAAAGAAGTCCCCTGAATATATCGGATAGGGGTATTGACCATCTTCACCATGAAAGAGTTGTCCTAAAATATACGAAATGTCAGGTTCGTGGAGAATCACCATCGCGGCTTGCTGCTTATCTGGATCAAGCCCAGAAAGACAGTTAAGAACATCACTTAAGCCAGCTCCTGGAAGAAGGCTCGTATCCATGTGAACTGGAATTCCGCCAAGTTGATCCGCAATCATTTCACCACTCATACGAGAACGATTAAAGGGTCCGGTAAAAATCCCATGAGGAAAGTATTCCATTTTTTTCATAAACTCGCTTAGGGCAAGAATATCTCGTTCCCCTGCTCCAGAAAGAGGTCTTTCGGCATCGTATTGCACATTTGAATCTTCCAATGCTAAAGCACGAGCATGACGCATAAGGTAGAGGTACATCTTTTACTGCTCCTGTTTTGAACTAGTTTTCAGCTCAAGTTCATTAATGATGTGACTAAGGTAGTCCGCTCCCGCAACGCTATCAGAAATCTCCATTTGTAATACGACCGCAATGACGCGTTTATCTTTTTTCCAAAAATACATGTGATCAATATGTGTAACGCCGTTTCTCATAGAGCGAACTTCTCTGCCCTGGATGACTGTATTATCATTTAAAAGATATTTGAGTTCTCTAGAGGGAGGATTTTTCAGCGTATAGTCCATCGCTTGATAATTTTCGATAATCGAATTAGTCACATAATTTTCCGTTTTTTTCAAATCTGTGCCTTTATCGTAAACCTGGATCATAACACTTGGTGAAAGCTCCCCTATCAAGCGATATATTTTACAGTTCCTGCCCATTGTTTTCGTCACCACAAGGTCACGAGAATAGGAGATTCGCAGCGCCTTATCTTCAAAATTTTGAAAGAGGTTCTTACGCATGCTAACTTTCAGCTCTTTGCCGTCACTCAGAATCAACTTACCTTCTTCATCTTCATTTAATTCAATTTCTTTACCATCGATGATCACCGTATAATTACGACGATTTTTCTTACTCGCAACAGCTATTTCGCGTTGTACAACGTTGGCCACAAACATCGGTTGAATATACCACGATCCACCAACATTACTGATGTGGATAGGAAATCCGTACTCCAACATTTTAACACGCGCAATTTGGTGGCGTTTAGTAATCATATTTTCGTTTATTGTATGAACTTTTCCGCCAAAGCGAAAGGACTCACCTTCTTTGAGCCAATCTATATCGAGTTTGCTAAGTTCGCGTTTGAGCTGATCTTTTTGATCATCCGTTTTCTTATCACCACTCCATAAGACTTTTAAATTGTGATGGTCCAAACATAAGGCACGAATACTCGCTTCGTTTTTATCAATCAGGGCATGTACAAAACGTCGAACTAAAAGTTCCGTTTCAGGCATTTTATCTTCTGCTGAGGCAATTAAGCAGAAGAAGGTGAAAAATATAAATTTCACTTTCGCCATAAGTCTAACTCCAGAATTAAATTCAATTCCTAGAACTTAATTGATATTTATATTTTTGTTAGCCCACCTACATTGGTGAGTGCTATAAATAATATTTTTTCTTAATAAGGTGAGTCATAATTGACCGATAACTCAATAGATCGTGGAGTTTATTTTCGCTGCAGCTTTTGTTACAGCAATCTAAACGCAGAAAAAAGCTTGATCAAGAAAAAAATTGCTTGTCCTCATTGCCAGCGACGCGTCAAGGTACCCGACCCTTCTTTCAAGCGCGGACAGCTTATGAAAGACTGGAAAATTGTTCGCCTTTTGGGCCAAGGTTCCATGGGAGAAGTCTACCAAGTCGAAAATAAAGCTCACCAACAAGGAGCCATGAAAGTAGTACTCAAGAATTGTATTGACGAGCAAGAAACCCACTACCTACAAGAAGAAGCGAAAATCCTCTTGAAACTAAGGCATAAAAATATTGTCCATGTGCTAGAAGCTGGTTTTGATGATTTCCAATATTTCTTTGTCCAAGAACTTGTGGTTGGAAGAAATGTCGATAGCACTTTAAAAAAATACGGAAGCTTTAAGGCTCATGACGCCATGCGCATATGCCGTGACGTCGCACTTGCTTTGGATTATTTATGGCGTGAAGAAAAAGTCATCCACCGCGATATAAAGCCTGAAAATATCATGCTAAGTCGTGAAGGGGCAGTGAAATTAATGGATTTAGGCGTGGGTCTTACACATGAACAGGTCAAAACAGAAGGCTATGGAGCCGGCACGCCCTATTACATGAGCCCTGAAATGATTCAAAAACCATCGACTTGCGATTTTCGCACCGACATCTATTCACTTGGTATAAGTCTCATTGAAATGATCCAAGGGGAGAAACCCTATGTCGCCACCAAAAGAAACGATGTCTTTGATAAGATTTTAAAGGAAGATGTGAACTTAAGTCGCTTAAACTGCGGGAGTGAAAGTCAAGATATAATTGGAAAGCTCATTCATCGCGACGCCAACAAGCGCCCCTCTTCTTGGCAGGAGACTATTCTACTTCTAGAAAAAATGATCCACCTTGAATCACAAGCCTCCCCCTTGGGCCAGCGCGACCAGGTCTATAATCTAGGGCAAGACAAAGCTTTCACGAGTCAATACATCTTGACTCTGATCGGCTTCTTTGCCCTATTAATTATTCTTATTTATACTTTTCTTTAGTACAAATCCGCTCTACTGCTGAGCTTTACCTTTCTTACTCTGCGCCTTCATCTGTGCAATCTGTCCCTTAACACTCTTCGCTAAAGTCGCCGTCTGACTTTTTGCGTCAATCGCAATAACTTGATCCATAAGTTTATCGGCTATTGCGAGTACTCCTTCTTGTCTTGGATCATAACAATTGAGCTTCGCCATTAAAGCTTTTTGCTTATTTTCGCCACTAAGTTTCTTGCTGACAATAAAATCCTCTACCAGCTTTTCTGCTTGAGCTACATCGCCTTTACGTGCAATTTGAGCGACTTTTCCTTGAAGTACTTTTAAAGAGCTATTAAGCTCCATCGATTTTTTAAAGCCCAGTGAATCCTTGGGGTCTGCAGCAAACATCATTTCTATCTCTGCTTTGTAATGAGCTTTGAGTTCATCTGGAATTAAACTTAATGCCGCATTTAATTTTTTAGCTTGATTAACTCCCGACTCTTTTTTTGCATCTGCAAAAGCTTTGGCAATGGTATCCCCCTGTTTAAGCAAAGTCGTGAGATGCATATTATAAGCGCTAGGGCCACCGGCTTGATAACCTGTTTTAGCAAAGGGGCGCCCCTGCGCATCCATCAGTAAAATTGTGGGATAACCCTGAATTTTATATTTATTTTTGAGTTCTTCATTCTGAGCCTTAATTTCTGCACTTTGCTCTTTTGATTTTGGATAATCAATTTCGACTAGTACAAATTTTTCTTTGGCGAAATCACTAAATTCTTTATGATCAAAAACTTCTTTTTTAAGGCGAATACACCAGCCACACCAATCAGACCCAGTAAAATCAACCAAGAGGGATTTATTTTCCGCTACTGCTTTTTCTTGAGCGAGGTTAAACTTTGTTTCCCAGCCTTCTCCACCAGCACTTACTGCAAACACGATCAAGAAATTAAATGCCAACAACAGTAATTTTTTCATATACATCCTTATTTTTATGTTTTGCTAATTATATGCGACTTTAAAAAAAATAACACTTTGCTCACTCCATGCTTTATATGTTCTATACCGGAAAAAAGCTACAACTACAGCGTAAGTCATTAAACCTTACTGAATAAACTTTTTTATAGACCTTGCTATTTTATTACGAAATTGTAAATATATGTATATTATTTACGTAAGTGTAGATAATAATAAATCGAGAACTACTTTTATGGCTATATTTTAATCCTTGTATAATTTTTGGAATTACTATGGCCGTACAAGAAAGAGTTTTAGTCGATAAAGAAGCCTTGCTTAAATCAATGCTCCAGGAACAGCAGGATTTAACCGTTGTTTCTGAATTTGCACAGAAACACGCAAATCAGGAAATCCCCCTTCAACAAGAATATTACGAAAGCTTAATTCCTCTTAGTAAACCTGGAGAAGGAGAACAATACGCCTTCAAAGTCAATTTAGATGCCTGTACGGGCTGCAAAGCTTGCGTAACTGCTTGCCATAATCTCAATGGTCTTGACGAAGAAGAAACTTGGCGTTCGGTGGGTCTTTTACGCGGTGGTAACAAAGAAGAAGCTAAGCAGCAGCATGTCACTACTGCCTGCCATCACTGCCTTGAACCCGCTTGTGC from Lentisphaera profundi harbors:
- a CDS encoding sialate O-acetylesterase; the protein is MNKLFLTALALVASFQLSAEIKLHQLFSDGAVLQRGQAVPVWGWADAGSTVDVSFAGQTKSAKADKNGKWMVKFDSLEASAEGRNLEVKNGSENLSVKNILVGEVWLCSGQSNMDFAIKQLVKPTREKEYMPLAEYIKNEMETAKDPLFRQIEVRKETTYGKELENINGDWAQVSPETNGGFTATGYFFGRELRKTLNVPVGLIKCAWGGTLVEPWVPMPKYQTTDELKAFYAEEKAKLEKGSSWWTPEKAKALHEKKLIEWEAKKVAAKAEKKKFNQRKPRMVSDPAKSNRLPSTLYNGMIAPLVPYAVKGAIWYQGESNSGYQNENYQRHFTALIEGWRTAWGQDRLDFFWCQLAQFRDPAKSPVDNDGWVNVCYQQFQTLAVPNTGMAVLNDIGEAKDIHPHNKIDAGKRLALSALHTSYGKTDHVYSGPLYKSHKIEASKVIVQFDQVGSGLMTGKKVLLDPVVETQDELKHFQIKGSDNVWKWATAKIISKDSVEVSHPEISAPIEVRYAWASNAKGANLYNKEGLPASLFKTK
- the cysK gene encoding cysteine synthase A, which translates into the protein MKANDILELCGNTPLVKINKLTEGAYAEVYAKTESSNPGFCVKDRIAKAMIDDAVANGTLKPGMTVIEPTSGNTGIGLAMTCAVRGYKLILCMPDSMSVERRQLMRIFGAELVLTPGADGMKGAINKANELAADIEGAWVPQQFENASNPAIHEVTTAKEIIADMNGDFDFFVAGVGTGGTITGCARTFAKETPNVKIVAVEPTTSAVLSGEGPGKHKIQGIGAGFIPGVMDPELLDEVIKVSDDDAGETARQLAQKEGILCGISCGAAMAAALELAKRPENKGKKIVCILPDTGERYLSTWLFEQYK
- a CDS encoding glycoside hydrolase family 10 protein, whose product is MKKSIFLCLLVFCSSSLVAQTKMRAAWVATVANTDWPSSQHLTVLQQKKECQELLNLAVQLKLNTIIFQVRPHGDALYKSAFEPWSDRLTGVQGKYPGYDPLQYWIEQCHKRGLKIHAWFNPYRVQHPTVKEPLAKNSLQRKAKSWCIYLKKGYVWLNPASKAVRQYVQTVILDCARRYDIDGIHLDDYFYPYKDFLPASGFPDAKEYSAYLKTKPSKVMDKEMWRRHQVNTLVYSLHKGLERLKPQLEFGISPFGIWKPGFPKGVKGTSSFDSLACDSRRWLREGWVDYLSPQLYWPESAPQQRFSSLLNWWKMQNPLNKKIVPGLASWRTEPKELINQMKRCEYDPKVHGFSHFSLGAIQKNSYLKQQLINYGRDRK
- the trpD gene encoding anthranilate phosphoribosyltransferase, which produces MSDSVKKAINEICAGRNLSADLTRQIMQEIFKGEVNDILKAGWLTAMHTKGETAEELAACIQVMREGAVKVSCSDSKAIDIVGTGGDGHHTFNISTSSAFVAAGAGVSVAKHGNRAFSSKSGSADVLSHLGINTQITPEKMAQCLDDIGMTFLFAPLLHPAVKHTIEVRKTLGVRTLFNLLGPMCNPAGVRRGLIGVYSEQYCRVLAESAKVLGVDHMLFVYGCDGMDEISICAPTKVFEVMGQEIKEYQICPEDFGLKTASLSDIQGGEPQYNADALRVMLKGEKSAYRDAVLLNAGAGIYSAGKAQSISQGIELAIESIDSGSALAILDKLSAATQA
- a CDS encoding SixA phosphatase family protein → MYLYLMRHARALALEDSNVQYDAERPLSGAGERDILALSEFMKKMEYFPHGIFTGPFNRSRMSGEMIADQLGGIPVHMDTSLLPGAGLSDVLNCLSGLDPDKQQAAMVILHEPDISYILGQLFHGEDGQYPYPIYSGDFFALRLDINNHKAVARTLSAFSPVITRCGDHV
- a CDS encoding serine/threonine protein kinase, coding for MKDWKIVRLLGQGSMGEVYQVENKAHQQGAMKVVLKNCIDEQETHYLQEEAKILLKLRHKNIVHVLEAGFDDFQYFFVQELVVGRNVDSTLKKYGSFKAHDAMRICRDVALALDYLWREEKVIHRDIKPENIMLSREGAVKLMDLGVGLTHEQVKTEGYGAGTPYYMSPEMIQKPSTCDFRTDIYSLGISLIEMIQGEKPYVATKRNDVFDKILKEDVNLSRLNCGSESQDIIGKLIHRDANKRPSSWQETILLLEKMIHLESQASPLGQRDQVYNLGQDKAFTSQYILTLIGFFALLIILIYTFL
- a CDS encoding thioredoxin family protein; protein product: MKKLLLLAFNFLIVFAVSAGGEGWETKFNLAQEKAVAENKSLLVDFTGSDWCGWCIRLKKEVFDHKEFSDFAKEKFVLVEIDYPKSKEQSAEIKAQNEELKNKYKIQGYPTILLMDAQGRPFAKTGYQAGGPSAYNMHLTTLLKQGDTIAKAFADAKKESGVNQAKKLNAALSLIPDELKAHYKAEIEMMFAADPKDSLGFKKSMELNSSLKVLQGKVAQIARKGDVAQAEKLVEDFIVSKKLSGENKQKALMAKLNCYDPRQEGVLAIADKLMDQVIAIDAKSQTATLAKSVKGQIAQMKAQSKKGKAQQ